The following nucleotide sequence is from Gymnodinialimonas sp. 202GB13-11.
TTTCGGCCTATGTGGTCGACGGTTTGCAGCCAGATCGCCTTAAACCAGTTTTGGACGCGGCGATCACGCGCTTTCAGATGATGCGCCAGATGCGGACGGAGTTGGACGAAACCCGTCGCGCGTTAGAGGAGCGAAAAGTGATCGACCGCGCCAAGGGCTTGTTGATGAAGGCCAAAGGCATTGGCGAGGATCGGGCCTATGCAACCCTGAGAAAGGCCGCGATGGATCAAGGTCGCAGGGTCATTGACGTTGCCGAGGCATTGGTGACAGCGGCAGGCTTGTTGAAATGAAGCTTGTTTCGCTGCCCGTTGCTTATATGCCGCTCGTGGACGCAGCCCCCCTCATCGTAGCCCAAGAACTGGGTTTTGCGGAGGCTGAGGGACTGTCGCTTGACCTTGTTGCGGCCCCGTCGTGGTCATCAGTTCGCGATATGCTCGCTTTTGGTCGGGTCGACGCGGCGCATCTGCTGTCACCGATACCTGTGGCGATGGCCCTTGGCCTCGGTGGCGTAAGCGCAAAGGTGCATGCGGTCTCGGTCCTGTCAGTTAATGGCAATGTTATCGGAGTCAGCCGCGCGCTTGAAACGCGGCTGCGCGAGATGGGTCACCCTTTCGATTTTGACGACGCCGCAGCTGCCGGTGCCGCGTTAGCGGCTGTGGCAGGTGACGGACTAACCATCGGTGTACCGTTTCCCTTTTCGATGCATGTCGAATTGCTAGAGGTTTGGGCGTCAGCAACGCCACTGGCAGATGTCGAAATCGATATCCGGACCGTCCCACCGCCGCTTATGGCGCAAGCCCTGGCCGACGGCGAAATCGATGCCTTCGCCGTTGGAGAGCCTTGGGGATCAGTAGCAGTTGAAAAAGATGTTGGCGCGCTTCTTATACCAGGGACAGCGATCTGGGCCTTCGCGCCCGAGAAGGTTCTCGCGACGCGCGCCGAATGGGCCGACACCGAACCACATCTTCTGGGGCGTCTCATGCGTTCGGTTTATCGGGCCGGGCGTTGGCTGGCACGAGAGGATAGCAGAACAACTGCGGCCGAATTGCTATCGCGCAGACAATGGCTGGATGTGCCGTCTGAGCTGATCGATCGGGCGCTCTCTGGGCATTTGACGATTTCACCAAGCGGTGACGTGCGCGAGATCGAGAACTTTCTCGAGTTCCACAATGGTGCGGCCAGTTTCCCGTGGCGAAGCCAAGCGAAATGGATTGCGCGTCAGATTTGCAGCCGCACAAACATGGATTTCGCGGCCACAACCGAGCGGGCCGGCGCTGTTTTTCGCAGTGATCTGTTTCGCGCAGCCATGGGAGAGACCGAAGCAGACCTTCCGGGCGCATCGGAAAAAGTGGAAGGCTCCATCACCCACCAAACTGCGGTGGCGTCGGCGGCGGGGCGGGTGGTTTTGGAGAGGAATGTGTTTCTGGATGGTCGGATATTTGATCCATCTGAGAAATAGTGCTGCTTTTTTGAGCGATGCCTCCAGCCAGATGCTGCTGTGCAGCAAAAATTGCAGGCGGCGCGCCGCAGAGCCTTGAACGACTCGGGGCCTGCTGGCACCAAATACTCATCTGGGGGCAATGGCGTCCCTGATCCGAATTCTCCCACTGACAGGGATATCCGAGCAAAGCCGCTCGACTGTGTTGCCTTCCCGGCGACGTGGTCAGCGGCTTTTTGTCATTTTGTCCGACCGCTCTCCTCCCAAACCGAGGTCGGATGCCAGCCAGGAGACACACACATATGAAACGTCTTATCGCTGCCCTTGCTGCAACAACCGCCCTTGCCGGGCCCCTTGCCGCGCAGGAACTTGAAATCGACGAGCTGACCTTCGGCTTCATCAAGCTGACCGACATGGCGCCGCTCGCCGTTGCTTACGAGCTTGGCTACTTTGAGGACGAAGGCCTTTTCGTCACACTGGAGGCGCAGGCCAACTGGCGCGTGCTGCTGGACGGCGTCATCGATGGCACGCTCGACGGTGCACACATGCTGGCCGGTCAGCCGATCGCGGCCACGATCGGCTACGGCACGCAGGCCAATATCATCACGCCTTTCTCGATGGACCTGAACGGCAACGGCATCACCGTATCGAACGAGGTGTGGGAGCTGATGCGCCCGCATATCCCGTCGATGGATGATGGCCGCCCGGTCCACCCGATCAGCGCCGAAGCGCTTGTTCCGGTGGTTGAGCAATACCGCGACGAGGGCACGCGCTTTGACATGGGCATGGTCTTCCCGGTGTCCACGCACAACTACGAAATCCGCTTCTGGCTAGCGGCCGGTGGCCTGAACCCGGGCTTCTACAGCCCTGACGACATTACAGGAACCATCGACGCAGACGTTTTCCTGAGCGTTACACCACCGCCGCAAATGCCCGCCACATTGGAGGCTGGTACGATCTTCGGCTACGCGGTCGGTGAGCCGTGGAACCAGCAGGCCGTGCAGCGCGGCATCGGGGTGCCGGTGATCACCGATTACCAACTCTGGCCCAACAACCCCGAGAAGGTCTTTGGCATCACCGAAGAGTTCGCGGAAGAGAACCCCAACACCACCCGCGCCATCGTGCGCGCCCTGATCCGGGCCGGTATGTGGCTGGATGAAAACGACAATGCCAACCGCGAAGAGGCGGTGGAGATGCTGTCTTGGCCGGAATATGTGGGCGCGGATGCGGAAGTGATCGCGGCCTCGATGACCGGCACGTTCGAGTTCGAGCCCGGCGATTTGCGCGAGATCCCCGACTTCAACGTCTTCTTCCGCTACTACGCGACCTATCCTTACTACTCGGATGCTGTCTGGTACCTGACCCAAATGCGCCGCTGGGGCCAGATCCCCGAAGCGATGCCGGATGAATGGTATCACGAGGTCGCGGCGCAAGTGTATCGCCCGGACATCTATCTGGAGGCCGCGCGGTCGCTGGTCGACGACGGTCTGGCGCTTGAGGCCGACTTCCCGTGGGACACCGATGGGTTCCGCGAGCCCGTCTCCGAGATGATCGACGGCATCACCTATGATGGCCGCTACCCCAACGCCTATATCGACGCCTTCCCCATCGGCCTGACCGGCGATGAAGTTGTGGTCGATGGCGCCGTGACCGGCGGCTGACCACAAACAATGCTGCGGGTGCAAACACACTGCGCCCGTGGCACAGCCTAAAATTCAGGCGGCAAAACCGGCGTAATGAACCTGTAGTTTTTCTGTAGTGCATCTGTAACTACACGCCCCCCACGCCGCCTTTTCCAGCCGCCCATGCTGCATTGCAGAAAAGGACGCGAGAGATGACGACGGTAGACCCGAATTTCGACGCAGACCGTGAAGCGCGCCGCGAGCGCACCTTCACCCGGATCAACAAGGCCGATACGTGGTTCAAGGTTCTGGGTCTGGCGTGGATCACCCCGATGTTGCGGATCGCGGCCGGGGACAATCCGAAGGCGCAGGGCGGGCAGATCTGGCGCCTGTTGGGTGTGCCGCTTCTGGCCATCGTGGGCTTCCTGACGCTGTGGGCGATGCTGGCACCGCAGGTTCAGACTTCGCTTGGCGCCATTCCCGGCCCCGCGCAGGTGTGGGAGCAGGTGGGCAACCTCAATGCGGACGCACAGCGTACCCGTGAACGGGCCGCCGACTTCTATGAGCGACAAGAGCAACGCAATGCCGACCGGATTGCAGCAGGTGAAGAGCCGCGCCCGATCCGCGAATTCACCGGCGCGCCGACCTACTACCAGCAGATCTGGACCTCGATCAAAACGGTGTTCTTCGGCTTTCTGATCGCCACGATCGTGGCCGTGCCGCTTGGCATCGCTGCGGGTCTTTCGGCCACGGCCAATGCGGCGTTGAACCCGATTATCCAGGTCTTCAAACCGGTCAGCCCGCTGGCCTGGTTACCGATTGTGACGATTGTGGTCTCGGCCGTTTACACAACCGAGGACGGCTGGTTCGAGCGGTCGTTCCTGGTGTCGGCGATCACCGTGACGCTCTGCTCGCTTTGGCCTACGCTGATCAACACAGCTTTGGGTGTGGCGAGCATCGACAAGGACCTCGTGAACGTATCGAAGGTCTTGAAGATGGGGACGTGGACGAAGATCCAGAAGCTGGTCCTGCCCTCGGCCCTGCCGTTGATCTTCACCGGCCTGCGCCTGTCCCTTGGCGTTGGTTGGATGGTTCTGATCGCGGCGGAGATGCTGGCGCAGAACCCGGGCCTTGGCAAATTCGTATGGGATGAATTCCAGAACGGGTCGAGCCAGAGCCTTGCCAAGATCATGGTCGCGGTTCTGACCATTGGGATCATCGGCTTCCTGCTGGATCGCCTGATGTACACGATCCAGTCGCTTTTCACCTTCACCAACAACCGCTGAGGTCAGGCTGATGGCATTCCTTGAATTGAATAATGTGTCCAAGAGCTATGGCGAGACGCCGGTTCTGAAGGACATCAACCTGAGCGTGGAAGAGGGGGAGTTTCTGGTGCTGCTGGGGTTTTCGGGCACCGGCAAGACCACCCTGATCAACCTGATGGCCGGGCTTGAGATGCCGACGAAAGGGGAGGTCACGTTCAAGGGTGAGCCGGTGGTCGAGCCGGGGCCGGA
It contains:
- a CDS encoding ABC transporter substrate-binding protein, which produces MKLVSLPVAYMPLVDAAPLIVAQELGFAEAEGLSLDLVAAPSWSSVRDMLAFGRVDAAHLLSPIPVAMALGLGGVSAKVHAVSVLSVNGNVIGVSRALETRLREMGHPFDFDDAAAAGAALAAVAGDGLTIGVPFPFSMHVELLEVWASATPLADVEIDIRTVPPPLMAQALADGEIDAFAVGEPWGSVAVEKDVGALLIPGTAIWAFAPEKVLATRAEWADTEPHLLGRLMRSVYRAGRWLAREDSRTTAAELLSRRQWLDVPSELIDRALSGHLTISPSGDVREIENFLEFHNGAASFPWRSQAKWIARQICSRTNMDFAATTERAGAVFRSDLFRAAMGETEADLPGASEKVEGSITHQTAVASAAGRVVLERNVFLDGRIFDPSEK
- a CDS encoding CmpA/NrtA family ABC transporter substrate-binding protein, producing the protein MKRLIAALAATTALAGPLAAQELEIDELTFGFIKLTDMAPLAVAYELGYFEDEGLFVTLEAQANWRVLLDGVIDGTLDGAHMLAGQPIAATIGYGTQANIITPFSMDLNGNGITVSNEVWELMRPHIPSMDDGRPVHPISAEALVPVVEQYRDEGTRFDMGMVFPVSTHNYEIRFWLAAGGLNPGFYSPDDITGTIDADVFLSVTPPPQMPATLEAGTIFGYAVGEPWNQQAVQRGIGVPVITDYQLWPNNPEKVFGITEEFAEENPNTTRAIVRALIRAGMWLDENDNANREEAVEMLSWPEYVGADAEVIAASMTGTFEFEPGDLREIPDFNVFFRYYATYPYYSDAVWYLTQMRRWGQIPEAMPDEWYHEVAAQVYRPDIYLEAARSLVDDGLALEADFPWDTDGFREPVSEMIDGITYDGRYPNAYIDAFPIGLTGDEVVVDGAVTGG
- a CDS encoding ABC transporter permease; the encoded protein is MTTVDPNFDADREARRERTFTRINKADTWFKVLGLAWITPMLRIAAGDNPKAQGGQIWRLLGVPLLAIVGFLTLWAMLAPQVQTSLGAIPGPAQVWEQVGNLNADAQRTRERAADFYERQEQRNADRIAAGEEPRPIREFTGAPTYYQQIWTSIKTVFFGFLIATIVAVPLGIAAGLSATANAALNPIIQVFKPVSPLAWLPIVTIVVSAVYTTEDGWFERSFLVSAITVTLCSLWPTLINTALGVASIDKDLVNVSKVLKMGTWTKIQKLVLPSALPLIFTGLRLSLGVGWMVLIAAEMLAQNPGLGKFVWDEFQNGSSQSLAKIMVAVLTIGIIGFLLDRLMYTIQSLFTFTNNR